One Malania oleifera isolate guangnan ecotype guangnan chromosome 9, ASM2987363v1, whole genome shotgun sequence DNA segment encodes these proteins:
- the LOC131164222 gene encoding uncharacterized protein LOC131164222 — translation MNEFSSERSKPWNIYAGSDPSPSQTGVYQEAPWKNLGTSMNAISFGFVATAILISMFLLMAIFEHLFRPSPPFSSPQDVIDGSLESGSTGKHGNPQTVSTSYASDFSVLMPGQHYPTYIAQPAPLPCPREGIYWPPHEHNFASP, via the exons ATGAACGAGTTCAGTTCTGAAAGATCAAAGCCATGGAATATCTATGCTGGCTCAGACCCGAGTCCATCTCAAACAGGGGTATATCAAGAAGCACCGTGGAAAAACCTTGGGACATCCATGAATGCCATTTCATTTGGTTTCGTTGCCACagcaattttgatttcaatgtttctTCTCATGGCCATATTTGAACATTTGTTTCGGCCCAGTCCTCCTTTCTCTTCACCTCAAGATGTGATTGATGGCTCCCTAGAATCAGGCTCGACTGGAAAACATGGTAATCCACAAACA GTATCAACCTCGTACGCTTCGGATTTCTCAGTATTGATGCCAGGACAGCACTATCCTACCTACATTGCCCAACCTGCTCCTCTCCCCTGCCCAAGGGAAGGGATTTATTGGCCACCCCACGAACATAATTTTGCCTCCCCTTAG